A part of Helicobacter fennelliae genomic DNA contains:
- a CDS encoding YdcH family protein, with amino-acid sequence MFHEYRDEITKLKASNAHFEKIFEEHNDLDQKITNAENGLELLAPMEIEVLKKQKLRLKDEVYAMIMDYRKHNA; translated from the coding sequence ATGTTTCACGAATACAGAGATGAAATCACAAAATTAAAGGCTTCAAACGCGCATTTTGAAAAAATTTTTGAGGAGCATAATGACTTAGATCAAAAAATCACAAACGCCGAAAATGGGCTTGAACTATTAGCACCTATGGAGATTGAGGTCTTAAAAAAACAAAAACTCCGACTCAAAGACGAAGTGTATGCGATGATTATGGATTATCGCAAGCATAACGCCTAG
- a CDS encoding tetratricopeptide repeat protein, with translation MQSLIKAFNQKQYEQSLRLSTQILQQDALNVQAWFICAMSLYYLGDIKHCVAYLECAYSLDPLNEDVVINLAEIYRRNGQNHTAIQMYLKCLPSQNPNLYYNLGLCYAKSGELKKAREAYERALELDENDKDAMYNLANIYAEEKDYKIAIKLYEKCQTIEAASNLVCMYNLIGNDKKGLSVCKDLDSDFALFPNNIKKADFYFNYANIARYNLLFEQSKILYQKAYAISPNPIYAINYAHLLLSLGEFKEGFRFYEKRLALPKQDIRNAHFFKSKKYINTQNLDSAGILDLIQNAKVLVFFEQGLGDTIMYARFLSLLPCKTLYVYVQDELRALFKEVGFRVVDRDFTDFEYCVSLLSLPYVLGVESMQDIWANTHYLKPFFHSTSLGSRIKSPISPITSPHLASPQKSFTKSPKNTTLQGTMTQNTITKNTMKVGLFFYSNPNFIYAKDKSISLDVLLPYLNGLDIELHLLQPESREFFINESRLKSKELSHLISHRLNHFLDTARLIRELDMVVSVDSACAHLAIAMGKPCVILAHKRYDWRWGKLGQTRFHGMFGGYVLAQKKFQIWDNVLKDLREILQNPQILQNFLESKYNQMFSNKK, from the coding sequence ATGCAATCACTTATAAAAGCTTTTAACCAAAAACAATACGAGCAATCCCTCAGGCTCTCAACGCAGATTCTACAACAAGACGCGCTCAATGTGCAGGCGTGGTTTATTTGCGCGATGAGTTTATATTATCTTGGCGATATAAAGCATTGTGTAGCTTACCTTGAGTGCGCCTACTCTCTTGACCCGCTTAATGAAGATGTCGTCATCAATCTTGCTGAAATCTACCGCCGAAATGGACAAAACCACACTGCAATCCAAATGTATCTCAAATGCCTACCCTCACAAAACCCAAACCTCTACTACAATCTCGGGCTATGCTATGCCAAAAGTGGCGAGCTCAAAAAAGCAAGAGAAGCGTATGAGAGGGCGTTAGAGCTTGATGAAAACGACAAAGACGCGATGTATAATCTCGCTAATATTTATGCTGAAGAAAAAGACTACAAAATCGCTATCAAACTCTATGAAAAATGCCAAACCATCGAGGCTGCTTCAAATCTCGTCTGTATGTATAATCTCATCGGCAATGACAAAAAGGGCTTGAGTGTGTGTAAAGATTTAGATTCTGACTTTGCGCTGTTTCCTAATAATATAAAAAAAGCGGATTTTTACTTCAACTACGCGAATATAGCGCGATACAATTTACTCTTTGAGCAGTCTAAAATCCTCTACCAAAAAGCCTACGCCATATCTCCAAATCCAATCTATGCAATTAATTATGCGCATTTGCTTTTGAGTTTGGGAGAGTTTAAAGAGGGGTTTAGATTCTACGAAAAGCGACTTGCTCTGCCAAAGCAAGACATCCGAAACGCGCATTTTTTTAAATCCAAAAAATATATAAATACCCAGAATCTAGATTCTGCGGGCATTTTAGATTTGATACAAAACGCCAAAGTGCTTGTGTTTTTTGAGCAGGGTTTGGGAGATACGATCATGTATGCGCGATTTCTTAGCCTTCTGCCTTGCAAGACGCTTTATGTGTATGTGCAAGATGAATTGAGGGCACTTTTTAAGGAAGTCGGCTTTAGGGTTGTGGATAGGGATTTTACTGATTTTGAGTATTGTGTGTCGCTACTTAGCCTGCCTTATGTGCTTGGGGTAGAATCTATGCAGGATATATGGGCAAATACGCATTACTTAAAGCCATTTTTTCACAGCACATCGCTTGGATCACGCATAAAATCGCCTATATCTCCTATCACATCGCCTCATCTTGCATCACCCCAAAAATCATTCACAAAATCGCCCAAAAATACCACCCTACAAGGCACAATGACACAAAATACGATAACGAAAAACACGATGAAAGTTGGATTATTTTTTTATTCAAACCCAAATTTCATCTACGCCAAAGACAAATCAATCTCACTTGATGTGCTTTTGCCTTATTTAAATGGGCTGGATATTGAGCTTCATTTGCTTCAGCCAGAAAGCAGGGAGTTTTTTATCAATGAGTCGCGCCTCAAATCCAAAGAGCTCTCACATCTCATCTCGCACAGGCTTAATCATTTTCTTGATACAGCGCGCCTCATACGCGAGCTTGATATGGTTGTAAGTGTCGATAGTGCATGCGCGCATTTGGCTATTGCGATGGGTAAGCCTTGCGTGATTTTGGCACACAAACGTTATGATTGGCGATGGGGCAAGCTCGGACAAACGCGCTTTCACGGAATGTTTGGCGGATATGTGCTCGCTCAAAAAAAGTTTCAAATCTGGGATAATGTCCTAAAAGACCTCCGCGAAATCCTGCAAAATCCACAGATTCTGCAAAACTTTCTAGAATCTAAATACAACCAAATGTTCTCAAATAAAAAATAA
- the trpE gene encoding anthranilate synthase component I — MYPTLETLRAMPNLSQYKRVPLSKEIYADFITPIEAMRILKTHSIACFLLESVEQKHWGRYSFLGYNPTLELTSSRGQTMLKDKNGTKVLDDDPKKIIREILECHKSPILEHLPPFSGGLVGYFAYDYIRYNEPKLDFTTTDKDFVDVDLMLFNNVIVFDHFKQKIILITGMMLDSATDVKSLESSYNDAHKELKSMHDLLKSTQKNHIAPFVLDSAIKHDFSQAQYMQMVEKAKHYIYEGDIFQVVLSNPMRAKASGSLFDVYRVLRSTNPSPYMFYFSSSKVEIAGASPETLLKLEDSKLYTYPLAGSRRRGNDEIEDIALERELLSDEKELAEHNMLVDLGRNDVGRVAKFGSVKVEKYQNIERYSHIMHISSTISGILQDDKDALSALDAILPAGTLSGAPKIRACEIINELEDRSRGIYGGAIGYLDFAGNMDMCISIRLIYKKNDEICIQSGAGIVYDSDPKSEFDECAKKAQAIIEALKIAQNGIDDFNAFDDSSTPKSNRGKDDFTNR, encoded by the coding sequence ATGTATCCAACGCTTGAAACATTGCGCGCAATGCCAAATCTCTCGCAATATAAGCGCGTACCTCTAAGCAAAGAGATTTATGCTGATTTTATCACGCCAATTGAGGCTATGCGCATCCTAAAAACCCACAGCATTGCATGTTTTTTGCTTGAGAGTGTCGAGCAAAAACACTGGGGGCGATATAGTTTTTTGGGCTACAATCCCACTTTGGAACTCACCTCTAGCAGAGGTCAAACCATGCTAAAAGACAAAAATGGCACGAAGGTTTTAGATGATGATCCCAAAAAAATCATTCGCGAGATTCTAGAGTGCCACAAAAGCCCTATTTTAGAGCATTTACCACCTTTTAGTGGCGGACTTGTAGGATATTTTGCCTATGATTATATCCGCTACAATGAGCCAAAACTTGACTTTACGACCACAGACAAAGACTTTGTCGATGTGGATTTAATGCTATTTAATAATGTGATTGTATTTGATCATTTTAAGCAAAAAATTATCTTAATCACAGGTATGATGCTAGATTCTGCCACAGATGTAAAATCTTTAGAATCCTCTTACAATGACGCGCACAAAGAGCTAAAATCCATGCACGACTTATTAAAATCCACGCAAAAAAATCATATCGCGCCTTTTGTGCTAGATTCTGCAATAAAGCATGATTTCTCGCAAGCACAATATATGCAGATGGTAGAAAAAGCCAAGCACTACATTTATGAGGGCGATATTTTTCAAGTCGTGCTCTCAAATCCTATGCGTGCAAAGGCGAGCGGAAGCCTCTTTGATGTATATCGCGTGCTAAGATCTACCAATCCTTCGCCCTATATGTTTTATTTTTCAAGCTCCAAGGTTGAAATCGCCGGCGCCTCGCCTGAGACACTCCTAAAACTCGAGGATTCTAAGCTTTATACATATCCACTTGCAGGAAGTAGGCGAAGAGGAAATGATGAGATTGAAGACATCGCCCTAGAGCGCGAACTTTTGAGTGATGAAAAAGAGCTAGCTGAGCATAATATGCTTGTAGATTTGGGGCGAAATGATGTAGGCAGGGTCGCGAAATTTGGAAGCGTGAAGGTTGAAAAATACCAAAACATCGAGCGATATTCACATATTATGCATATTAGCTCGACAATTTCTGGAATCTTGCAAGATGACAAAGACGCACTTAGCGCACTTGATGCGATTTTGCCTGCTGGCACACTCTCTGGTGCGCCAAAAATCCGCGCTTGTGAAATCATAAATGAGCTAGAAGATCGTTCGCGCGGAATCTATGGTGGCGCGATAGGCTATCTTGATTTTGCTGGAAATATGGATATGTGTATTTCTATCCGCCTTATTTACAAGAAAAATGATGAAATCTGTATCCAATCAGGTGCTGGAATCGTCTATGATAGCGACCCAAAAAGTGAATTTGACGAATGTGCCAAAAAAGCACAAGCAATCATCGAAGCACTCAAAATCGCCCAAAATGGAATCGATGATTTTAATGCTTTTGACGATTCTAGCACTCCAAAATCAAATCGGGGCAAAGATGATTTTACTAATCGATAA
- a CDS encoding anthranilate synthase component II, which yields MILLIDNYDSFSYNLYQLIGSIEPNIKVIRNDELNIAQIEALAPTLIVLSPGPKKPQDSGICIEVIQKLGGKIPIFGVCLGHQAICIAFGGEVSYANKVMHGKTSMIEVDSASILFAGLGQSIQVARYHSLIATKIPPCLKITAKTSDGEIMALEHKKFPIFGVQFHPESILTPFGEKIIENVIHFAQNRKSKCKTN from the coding sequence ATGATTTTACTAATCGATAATTATGATAGCTTTTCATACAACCTCTATCAGCTCATAGGAAGCATAGAGCCAAATATAAAAGTCATTCGCAATGATGAGCTAAATATCGCACAGATTGAGGCACTCGCGCCAACTCTCATCGTGCTATCTCCCGGACCAAAAAAGCCTCAAGATTCTGGAATCTGCATTGAGGTAATCCAAAAGCTAGGAGGCAAGATTCCCATTTTTGGCGTCTGCCTTGGACATCAAGCCATTTGTATCGCATTTGGCGGAGAAGTGAGCTATGCCAACAAAGTCATGCATGGTAAAACCTCGATGATTGAGGTAGATTCTGCTTCGATTCTATTTGCAGGCTTAGGGCAATCTATCCAAGTAGCGCGCTATCATTCGCTCATCGCCACAAAGATTCCACCATGCCTAAAAATCACAGCAAAGACGAGTGATGGCGAAATCATGGCACTAGAGCATAAAAAATTTCCCATTTTTGGCGTGCAGTTTCACCCAGAATCTATCCTCACGCCATTTGGTGAAAAAATCATCGAAAATGTGATACATTTCGCGCAAAATAGGAAATCTAAATGCAAAACAAACTAA
- the trpD gene encoding anthranilate phosphoribosyltransferase, which translates to MQNKLNEAKTKDMAIKKAIIELTQKHNLSQDMAFAVMNEIMQGLASPVQISAYLTALSMKGENIDEITASALSMRAHCVRLLHDMDALEIVGTGGDHSNSFNISTTAALIVSSAGVKVAKHGNRAASSKCGAADVLEALGVNITIPPEKSKELLESINICFLFAQNYHIAMKYVAPIRKELGIRTIFNILGPLSNPAGANMELLGVYDESLVEPMAKVMQNLGVKRGMVVYGMDKIDEISLSSETKIAEINKNELKFYTFHPRDAGFSLCDKSDLVGGDATQNAKIIREILEGKEKGAKRDVATLNAGAALYIAGMAKSIESGVRMAEKQIDNKLALAQLERFIKESNK; encoded by the coding sequence ATGCAAAACAAACTAAATGAAGCAAAAACAAAAGATATGGCGATAAAAAAAGCAATAATAGAGCTCACGCAAAAGCACAATTTATCGCAAGATATGGCATTTGCTGTAATGAATGAGATTATGCAAGGGCTTGCTAGCCCTGTGCAAATCTCTGCGTATCTCACAGCACTTAGTATGAAAGGTGAAAATATCGATGAGATCACTGCTAGCGCACTTAGTATGCGAGCGCATTGCGTGAGGCTCTTGCATGATATGGACGCGCTTGAGATCGTAGGCACAGGAGGCGATCATTCAAATTCATTTAATATCTCTACAACTGCAGCACTTATCGTCTCATCAGCAGGAGTAAAAGTCGCAAAGCATGGTAATCGCGCCGCCTCGTCTAAATGTGGCGCAGCTGATGTGCTTGAGGCTCTTGGCGTAAATATCACGATCCCTCCAGAAAAAAGCAAAGAATTGCTAGAATCAATAAATATTTGCTTTCTTTTTGCGCAAAATTACCATATCGCGATGAAATATGTAGCCCCTATCAGAAAAGAGCTTGGAATCCGCACGATTTTTAATATCTTAGGACCGCTCTCAAACCCAGCAGGCGCAAATATGGAACTCCTCGGCGTGTATGATGAAAGCCTAGTAGAGCCGATGGCAAAAGTCATGCAAAATCTTGGTGTCAAAAGAGGAATGGTTGTCTATGGTATGGATAAAATCGATGAAATCTCACTCTCAAGCGAGACAAAAATCGCTGAAATAAATAAAAATGAGCTAAAATTTTATACTTTTCACCCGCGCGATGCGGGCTTTAGCCTGTGTGATAAAAGTGATTTAGTAGGAGGCGACGCAACACAAAATGCAAAAATCATAAGAGAGATTTTAGAAGGTAAAGAAAAAGGTGCAAAACGCGATGTCGCCACACTCAATGCAGGTGCAGCACTCTATATCGCAGGCATGGCAAAAAGCATAGAATCTGGCGTGCGAATGGCAGAAAAACAAATCGATAATAAGCTTGCACTCGCGCAACTTGAACGTTTCATAAAAGAGAGCAACAAATGA
- the trpC gene encoding indole-3-glycerol phosphate synthase TrpC, with protein MNPQINILDKIVESTKVRIDGQKQKISLAKMEQIARADTLNIPFAFEKALSTSKTHSAKNHPMHFICEVKKASPSKGIIAHDFPYKNIALEYENAGASAISCLTEPHFFQGSDTYLCDIKQIVQIPLLRKDFIIDEYMIYQAKAIGADAILLIAAILDREQMRDYFALANELGLSTLFETHDEGDLQKVLDCKGRIIGVNNRDLRTFKVDINTTIHLRPLVPKDCIFVSESGIHTKEDIAKLSVHDVDAVLIGEGLMSVEDKRAKLQELQSRI; from the coding sequence ATGAATCCACAAATTAATATCTTAGATAAAATTGTAGAATCCACAAAAGTGCGTATAGATGGGCAAAAACAAAAGATCTCACTTGCAAAAATGGAGCAAATCGCAAGAGCTGACACACTCAATATTCCATTTGCATTTGAAAAAGCCCTAAGCACGTCAAAAACGCATTCTGCGAAAAATCACCCAATGCACTTCATCTGTGAAGTCAAAAAAGCCTCGCCCTCAAAAGGTATCATAGCCCATGATTTTCCATACAAAAATATCGCGCTAGAGTATGAGAATGCCGGTGCTAGTGCGATTTCTTGTCTCACAGAGCCTCATTTTTTTCAAGGAAGCGATACATATCTTTGCGACATCAAGCAAATCGTGCAGATTCCGCTCTTGCGAAAAGATTTTATCATCGATGAATATATGATTTATCAGGCAAAAGCCATTGGTGCAGACGCGATTTTGCTTATCGCGGCGATTTTAGATAGAGAGCAGATGAGAGATTATTTTGCGCTTGCAAATGAGCTTGGGCTCTCGACATTATTTGAGACACATGATGAGGGTGATTTGCAAAAAGTGCTTGATTGCAAAGGGCGCATAATTGGGGTCAATAATAGAGATCTAAGGACTTTTAAAGTCGATATAAATACAACGATACATTTGCGCCCACTTGTGCCAAAAGATTGCATTTTTGTAAGTGAAAGTGGAATCCACACAAAAGAAGACATCGCTAAGCTAAGTGTGCATGATGTAGATGCTGTGCTTATTGGTGAGGGGCTTATGAGTGTAGAAGATAAACGTGCAAAATTGCAAGAATTACAAAGCAGAATCTAG
- a CDS encoding phosphoribosylanthranilate isomerase, whose amino-acid sequence MKIKTCGLFREEDIEYANILQPDFIGFVFAKSRREVDFGMAKKLKSRLNSNIKAVGVFVDTPIELIYKALDSKIIDIVQLHGGQSAEFIADLKAKIKAKIIYVINMTNLDSIDYTKCDLVDFLLLDSAQGGSGKCFDWNLLKNIHLPKPYFLAGGINKENLAQAMAFNPYGIDVSGGLEHEGKKDFSKMKEIISRVRRYKSDIKQ is encoded by the coding sequence TTGAAAATCAAAACTTGCGGGCTATTTCGCGAAGAAGACATAGAATACGCAAATATTTTGCAGCCTGATTTTATAGGTTTTGTCTTTGCAAAAAGTAGGCGCGAGGTGGATTTTGGCATGGCAAAAAAGCTAAAATCACGCCTAAATAGCAACATCAAAGCTGTGGGTGTATTTGTCGATACACCGATAGAATTAATATATAAAGCACTAGATTCTAAAATCATTGATATAGTCCAGCTTCATGGAGGACAAAGCGCAGAATTTATCGCGGATCTAAAAGCCAAAATTAAAGCAAAAATTATCTATGTTATAAATATGACAAATTTAGATTCTATTGATTATACCAAATGCGATTTAGTGGATTTTTTGCTCCTTGATAGCGCGCAAGGTGGCTCAGGAAAGTGCTTTGATTGGAATCTATTAAAAAATATACATCTCCCAAAGCCATATTTTTTAGCCGGCGGAATCAATAAAGAGAATCTAGCGCAAGCAATGGCATTCAATCCCTATGGTATTGATGTTTCAGGAGGGCTAGAGCATGAAGGAAAAAAGGATTTTTCTAAAATGAAAGAGATTATCTCGCGAGTTAGGCGATATAAAAGCGATATAAAGCAATAA
- the trpB gene encoding tryptophan synthase subunit beta encodes MMKNAYFGKYGGCFIPETLMSAVLELESAYLAYKNDPNFNKELVDLFNNYASRPSALYFAPRMSADLGAKIYLKREDLNHTGSHKINNVLGQVLLAKKMGKTRIIAETGAGQHGVATATACALLDMECEIFMGEEDTKRQALNVYKMKLLGAKVHAVSSGTATLKDAVSQALREWSSRIDDTHYVVGSVMGPYPFPMIVRDFQAVISKEIKSQILTLEKRLPDMVVACVGGGSNAIGAFYHFIDDKEVQLIGCEAAGIGIDTPKNAASIATGRVGIFHGMKSYFCQDDCGQIAPVYSISAGLDYPGIGPEHAYLADTKRAQYYPISDKEALEAFFYLSKIEGIIPAIESAHAIAYVMKEAQNLKDKIIVINLSGRGDKDCAAVARIQGENIYE; translated from the coding sequence ATGATGAAAAATGCGTATTTTGGAAAATATGGGGGTTGTTTTATTCCAGAGACATTAATGAGTGCGGTGCTTGAGCTTGAGAGTGCATATCTAGCGTATAAAAATGATCCAAATTTCAATAAAGAATTAGTAGATTTATTTAATAATTATGCTTCGCGTCCTTCAGCACTTTATTTTGCTCCTCGTATGAGCGCAGACCTTGGCGCAAAAATCTATCTCAAACGCGAAGATCTAAACCACACAGGATCACACAAGATAAATAATGTCTTAGGGCAAGTATTGCTCGCCAAAAAAATGGGAAAAACGCGCATTATCGCAGAAACGGGCGCAGGACAGCATGGCGTAGCGACTGCGACTGCGTGTGCGTTGCTAGATATGGAGTGCGAGATCTTTATGGGTGAGGAGGATACCAAGCGTCAGGCACTCAATGTCTATAAAATGAAACTACTTGGAGCAAAGGTGCATGCTGTTAGTAGTGGCACTGCGACATTAAAAGATGCCGTCTCACAAGCGCTTAGAGAATGGAGCAGCAGGATTGATGATACGCATTATGTCGTGGGCTCTGTGATGGGTCCTTATCCGTTTCCTATGATTGTGCGCGATTTTCAAGCTGTAATCTCAAAAGAGATAAAAAGCCAAATCTTAACACTTGAAAAAAGACTGCCTGATATGGTCGTAGCATGCGTGGGTGGAGGCTCAAATGCTATCGGTGCGTTTTATCACTTCATCGATGATAAAGAAGTGCAACTCATCGGCTGTGAGGCAGCAGGAATAGGAATAGACACACCCAAAAATGCAGCAAGTATCGCAACAGGAAGAGTTGGAATCTTTCATGGTATGAAGTCATATTTTTGTCAAGATGATTGCGGGCAGATCGCGCCTGTGTATTCGATCTCTGCGGGGCTTGACTATCCGGGCATTGGTCCAGAGCATGCGTATCTAGCAGATACCAAACGCGCGCAATACTACCCCATAAGCGACAAAGAAGCCCTAGAGGCGTTTTTTTATCTATCAAAAATCGAGGGCATTATTCCAGCCATTGAAAGTGCGCATGCGATTGCCTATGTGATGAAAGAAGCACAGAATCTAAAAGACAAAATCATCGTCATAAACCTTTCGGGCAGAGGCGATAAAGACTGCGCGGCAGTGGCACGAATACAAGGAGAAAATATCTATGAGTAA
- the trpA gene encoding tryptophan synthase subunit alpha, giving the protein MSNLYKAFGRGDLKYGDLKYGKAFIPFITCGDPDLATTEKIIYAMAKNGASLIELGIPFSDPVAEGVVIQEANMRALKNGVRVDHIFEMLDKIKQKITIPMAFMTYANLVFAYGSEKFLQNAKDVGIGGLILPDVPFEEKGEFEPICVKNDIDLISFIAPTSKDRIEMIAKEAKGFIYCVSSLGVTGVRKHISTDIKSIIKCAREVSKIPVAVGFGIESPSQAKEIAEYADGVIVGSAIVKLCAKYGEKSPEYIGKYVKEMRKALG; this is encoded by the coding sequence ATGAGTAATTTATACAAAGCCTTTGGGCGAGGGGATTTAAAATATGGCGATTTGAAATATGGCAAGGCATTTATTCCATTTATCACTTGTGGCGATCCAGATCTCGCCACCACGGAAAAAATCATCTATGCGATGGCAAAAAATGGCGCGAGTCTAATTGAGCTAGGAATTCCATTTTCTGATCCAGTGGCTGAAGGCGTGGTGATACAGGAGGCAAATATGCGCGCGCTAAAAAATGGCGTGAGGGTGGATCATATCTTTGAAATGCTAGATAAAATAAAGCAAAAAATCACCATTCCTATGGCGTTTATGACTTATGCAAATCTTGTGTTTGCCTATGGTAGCGAGAAATTCCTCCAAAATGCCAAAGATGTGGGAATTGGTGGGCTTATCTTGCCTGATGTGCCATTTGAGGAAAAGGGCGAGTTTGAGCCAATTTGCGTAAAAAATGACATTGATCTCATCTCTTTCATTGCGCCGACTTCAAAAGATCGTATAGAAATGATCGCAAAAGAAGCAAAAGGCTTTATTTATTGTGTCTCATCACTTGGTGTAACAGGTGTGCGAAAGCACATAAGCACCGACATAAAAAGTATCATTAAATGCGCGCGAGAAGTAAGCAAAATCCCTGTGGCTGTGGGCTTTGGCATAGAATCCCCAAGCCAAGCAAAAGAGATAGCAGAATATGCCGATGGAGTGATCGTAGGTAGCGCGATAGTCAAGCTCTGCGCGAAATATGGAGAAAAAAGCCCAGAGTATATCGGCAAGTATGTAAAAGAAATGCGCAAAGCACTTGGGTGA
- a CDS encoding DUF4149 domain-containing protein → MKILALCVRSIYLWAIGVAVGAILACDVLSAPVILNAYQYLPSLGITSYDSGILLGKVYVRFNYMFNGLAILILIYELLMFNLSSKKSLFSLGMGILSVILIFLFTLYYTPAITNIQQEGAAFTGTEEFENISTQSEIVLNILFVTLSILFISRMMSTESLPITKTTRQRKK, encoded by the coding sequence ATGAAGATTCTTGCTTTGTGTGTCAGAAGTATTTATCTTTGGGCTATTGGAGTCGCGGTGGGTGCGATATTAGCCTGCGATGTTTTGAGTGCGCCTGTGATTTTGAATGCGTATCAATATCTTCCGAGTCTTGGGATCACAAGCTATGATTCTGGAATCTTGCTTGGCAAAGTGTATGTGCGTTTTAATTATATGTTTAATGGTTTGGCGATTTTGATTTTGATTTATGAGTTATTGATGTTTAATCTCTCATCGAAAAAATCGTTGTTTTCTCTTGGTATGGGAATTTTGAGCGTTATTTTGATTTTTCTTTTTACATTATATTACACTCCAGCTATTACCAATATTCAGCAAGAAGGGGCTGCATTTACAGGTACAGAAGAGTTTGAAAATATCTCTACTCAAAGTGAAATTGTTTTAAATATTTTGTTTGTAACGCTAAGTATTTTGTTTATTTCGCGTATGATGAGCACAGAATCTTTGCCAATCACAAAAACAACTCGACAAAGAAAAAAATAA
- the yaaA gene encoding peroxide stress protein YaaA: MKILLSPSESKILPSVNCATNPSTTPTSLKNPANIVKNNLSTDKMWGGFDSRINHICAYLKELESADDENLKKIFGSKHIPIDSLSHSLKILESSTTKAITLYNGVAFKALDFMSLDSGAQDFVLENVLIFSNLFGMVRAKDNLPFYHLNQNYKSPTLNLKNLYHAQSQEIDAFLANEDIIIDLRAEIYIKAYPLKQSHFVLKMPDKKISHQAKLYRGSALRELALFQSKLLYPSAQNTSNAKTSNKNSSNASSNQLKQYLHTFFELRF; this comes from the coding sequence ATGAAAATTTTATTAAGTCCGAGCGAAAGCAAGATTCTGCCATCTGTAAATTGTGCTACAAATCCTTCCACAACTCCAACAAGCCTCAAAAATCCCGCAAATATCGTCAAAAACAATCTCTCCACTGACAAAATGTGGGGTGGATTTGACTCAAGGATAAACCACATATGCGCGTATCTCAAAGAGCTAGAGAGTGCAGATGATGAGAATCTCAAAAAAATCTTTGGCTCCAAACATATCCCCATTGACTCCCTTTCTCACTCCCTCAAAATCCTAGAATCTAGCACCACAAAAGCCATTACGCTCTATAATGGCGTAGCTTTTAAGGCACTTGATTTTATGAGTTTAGATTCTGGGGCACAGGATTTTGTGTTAGAAAATGTTTTGATTTTTAGCAATCTCTTTGGAATGGTGCGCGCAAAAGACAATCTGCCGTTTTATCATCTCAACCAAAATTACAAATCTCCCACACTCAATCTCAAAAATCTCTATCACGCCCAATCCCAAGAAATCGATGCATTTCTTGCAAACGAAGATATTATTATTGATTTGCGCGCAGAAATCTACATCAAAGCCTATCCACTTAAACAATCCCACTTTGTCCTCAAAATGCCTGATAAAAAAATCTCTCATCAAGCCAAATTGTATCGCGGAAGTGCATTGAGAGAATTAGCACTTTTTCAAAGCAAACTCCTGTATCCATCAGCCCAAAACACTTCAAATGCAAAAACATCAAACAAAAACTCATCTAATGCCTCATCAAATCAGCTTAAGCAATATCTTCATACTTTTTTTGAGCTAAGATTCTAG
- a CDS encoding copper chaperone PCu(A)C, which yields MKKPFLLSFSSLFASLLALASSASIAYASNITIDKSYVFASIPGSNNTAAFMSITNNTDSQIALIEVKNSLDVPSEIHAHTKAESSQTNSKTQNPHPSAHMIKIPKLEIQPHSQIELKPGGYHIMLIGLKQELKVGQEVDLELTFDNGETIELKQIKAIDRSSVLDTHKPHKQ from the coding sequence ATGAAAAAACCATTTTTGCTCTCATTTTCATCGCTTTTTGCATCGCTTCTTGCGCTTGCAAGCTCTGCTTCAATAGCCTATGCTAGCAATATCACCATAGACAAGTCTTATGTCTTTGCCTCGATTCCGGGCTCAAACAACACCGCAGCCTTTATGTCTATCACCAACAACACGGACTCTCAAATCGCGCTCATTGAAGTAAAAAATTCTCTTGATGTGCCAAGCGAAATCCACGCCCACACCAAAGCAGAATCCAGCCAAACAAACTCAAAAACCCAAAATCCACACCCAAGCGCGCACATGATAAAAATCCCAAAACTTGAAATCCAGCCACACTCACAAATAGAGCTCAAACCCGGCGGTTATCACATTATGCTTATAGGACTCAAGCAAGAGCTAAAAGTCGGTCAAGAGGTTGATTTAGAGCTTACTTTTGATAATGGCGAGACTATTGAGCTTAAGCAAATAAAAGCGATTGATCGAAGTAGCGTGCTTGATACACACAAACCACACAAGCAATAA